TTTAAAaatcatttaaaatattataagaatttttacatatatattttatatatatatattttttttataatgatgaaaataattatgttcAAGAAAAGGGTTCATTGTAAATTCCAGATGTGGAATTTTCGTAACATTCATAATAGCCACTTAAATAAAACTCTTAAGAATAGATATAGTGATGAAAAGATGAGAGATAAATAtttagataatatatataacaatgaaattaatattaatactatcaatcaaaatataaaacataaaaaaatcGATTATCTCAGACAATTAATTTATGACGAAGCAGATGGTAATGACTATTTTTTAAGTGACAACATTTTAGAagaaatacaaaaaaaaaaaaaaaataataaggttaatttgaaaaatgaagaaaaaaagcaagatgataattttaaaaatgtaaataataatattgataatgaaaatacaaaagaagaaatgtgtgaatcaaaatataaacaagctattagaatatataatttattaaaattaaatgataaaacGAATGTATTTGATGAAGATGTGTTTATGAATATAGACAGTAAAATGAATCatgatttatatgaattttctcagaaatatattttaaacaAGGACATTTTAGAAGGTACTAGCACTTCATCATTAGGAATTAATAAAAGTGGTAcaatacaaaataatgatgataataataatgttaatgataacaataataatatcaatattaatagtagtagtagtagtaataataataataaaaggaaTTATTACTTTGAATCTTCAGAAGAAATGAAAAGAGATAATTACAACTTACAGGATAATGTGCAAAATGATCAAActaataatgatataaatgatgataaaaatttaaatgtGAACAATTCTTTTAACgataatttaataaacaATATTTCTGAAGAATgtaattatgataaaaataaaaattgtaataataactttatgaatattacaaatatgAACTTACCCATTTTCAATCCGAATAGTTTTTGTTTAGCTGTTGAAAATTTAACAAACGAAATATGCGAGGAtttgatatttttatttggggatatattagaagaaaaagaaatacCTAAAAAAGGAGAATGCGATCGATTGTATAAATTTGTTACTTCTTTaagtaattttttttgtttagAGAAAAATGAGGAAGATGTTGAACGATGGATAAATGATGTATATGAAaaggtaaaaaaaaacttacCATCCAATCTAAgtaatttaaataataaatatgtagaAGAATGGTTAAAAGATCATATAAAACGAGTGTTATATAATCAAAagtttaaaaataaaacattatataaagagaaatattataacattGGTAATGattttaaatatgataatttacaaataaataatgataatataatggAAGATATGAAAATCGAATTTTCAACAGATAAATTAAccttatattttaaatctattattaaattttttttcggaaaaaaaaacataaataaagatttagaagaacaaataaatctaatgtttataaatctaaaaaaaattggTTTAGATAAATGGCTACAGATGGATATAAATgattttgaaaaatatttattaagaaataataataataattttattgaaataacagataatgataaatatgttTCTTATTTAATGTTAAAATGTGCTAGTAGAAATATAACCgatttctatttttatgaaGAATTTTCaccattttatttatttcatgAACAACCAAAAAATTCAATCGAAGAAAGAATTAATGCAATACaacaaaataaacatatatcagatgaacaattaaaaaatattatttataacaataattCCTCATTAactataataaataataacaaaaacagt
The window above is part of the Plasmodium reichenowi strain SY57 chromosome 7, whole genome shotgun sequence genome. Proteins encoded here:
- a CDS encoding mitochondrial ribosomal protein S5 precursor, putative, with product MMKIIMFKKRVHCKFQMWNFRNIHNSHLNKTLKNRYSDEKMRDKYLDNIYNNEININTINQNIKHKKIDYLRQLIYDEADGNDYFLSDNILEEIQKKKKNNKVNLKNEEKKQDDNFKNVNNNIDNENTKEEMCESKYKQAIRIYNLLKLNDKTNVFDEDVFMNIDSKMNHDLYEFSQKYILNKDILEGTSTSSLGINKSGTIQNNDDNNNVNDNNNNININSSSSSNNNNKRNYYFESSEEMKRDNYNLQDNVQNDQTNNDINDDKNLNVNNSFNDNLINNISEECNYDKNKNCNNNFMNITNMNLPIFNPNSFCLAVENLTNEICEDLIFLFGDILEEKEIPKKGECDRLYKFVTSLSNFFCLEKNEEDVERWINDVYEKVKKNLPSNLSNLNNKYVEEWLKDHIKRVLYNQKFKNKTLYKEKYYNIGNDFKYDNLQINNDNIMEDMKIEFSTDKLTLYFKSIIKFFFGKKNINKDLEEQINLMFINLKKIGLDKWLQMDINDFEKYLLRNNNNNFIEITDNDKYVSYLMLKCASRNITDFYFYEEFSPFYLFHEQPKNSIEERINAIQQNKHISDEQLKNIIYNNNSSLTIINNNKNSNTYNDMDIDLFLQKEKNYNMNRSLITYTYNESTNSYNYKYKQIPNTIYDQNTNKYIREKDTIDPMLKLNEMRSSILEVKRMMSMTKDGRVYYIRIVIIIGNGKGVYGYGVGFGKNIKEARNNALLNSISNLDFIDFNYKNCILNFPVSGQEYSSHVKIIPRPLGKGLKINRKYLPLAYILGLDNVKISFSGSNKWMSRIKALKRCLNKIVSIKTLCKMTGKKYVCHFAPHYYTSHWPDYWFKNILNEYKYKIQKIQKKRSMVCRKNFRSNISKIPEEVVPDFTPYTWKTPIQKFVESQKLKKYVDNNIYRTNVF